GACCGAGCTGTAGAAAGGCGGCGTGTGCTCCATCCATTCGAGCCGGAACCAGCGCTCGATGGCCGGCGTGGTGTCCAGGATGCGCTGTTCAAGCTCGTTGATGGGGCCGGTCAGGGCAGTAATGAGGTGCGGAACCATGCGGCCACTTTCGATGGGGGAATCGTTATTTTGTTCGGTTATCCCGAATTCTAGGGCTTATGAATCGCCCAATATCCGGCTTGCCCGCCAGAGGCGCAAATGGCCTACAAGGCGTCAGGCAGCCCACGGCACGGGGCTGGCCAACGGCCTCACGGCGGGCAAGGCGGGGAATCCTTACGAAAGATTGGGATACAAGCGTGGCTTGCAAGTGCAGACCCACGGCTTTCTCGACCGGCGTCCCGCCGGGCCGGTTTTCAGCGCATCTTCAACGTATCAGGTGCGGACTTCGCCTTGGCCCAGCACCACGTATTTCAGCGAGGTCAGGCCCTCGATGCCGACCGGCCCGCGCGCATGGAACTTGTCGGTGCTGATGCCGATTTCCGCGCCCAGGCCGAACTCGAAGCCGTCGGCAAAGCGCGTGCTGGCGTTGACCATCACGCTGGCCGAATCGACCTCGCGCAGGAACTGCTGGGCATGCATGTGGTCGCGCGTCAGGATGGCGTCGGTGTGGTGGCTGGAATAGCGGTTGATGTGCGCAATCGCCTCTTCGACGCCGGACACGACCTTGATGCTGATGACCGGCGCCAGGTATTCCTCGTACCAGTCCTGCTCGCTGGCCGGAACGATGTTTGCTATTGATTCAATAGCTGGATACGCATGCAGGATGTGCGCCGAGGCCTCATCGCAGCGCATTTCCACGCCCTTGGCGGCATAGATGGCGGCGATTTTCGGCAAAAACGCCTCGGCCACGCCGCGCGCCACGAGCAGGCCTTCGGTCGCGTTGCACGGGCTGTATTTCTGGGTCTTGGCGTTGTCGGCGATCTTCACGGCCATGGCGATGTCGCACGGGTCATCGACATAGACGTGGCAGTTGCCGTCCAGGTGCTTGATGACCGGCACCTTGGCATCGCGGCTGATGCGCTCGATCAGGCCCTTGCCGCCGCGCGGGATGATGACATCGACATACTGCGGCATGGCGATCAGCTGGCCGACGGCCTCGCGGTCGGTGGTGCCGACGAGCTGCACGGCGTCAGGGGGCAGGCCGGCTTGTTCGAGCGCCTGACGCACCAGAGCGGCCAGCGCCTTGTTCGACTCGATGGCCTCGGAGCCGCCGCGCAAAATGCAGGCGTTGCCGCTCTTGATGGCCAGCGATGCGGCTTCAATCGTCACGTTCGGGCGGCTTTCGTAGATCATGCCGAAGACGCCAATCGGCACGCGCATCTGGCCGACGCGGATGCCGCTGGGCTGCTCTTTCATGCCGATGATCTCGCCGATCACGTCGGGCATGGCGGCCAGCTGCTCGCAGCCGAGCGCGACGGTTTCCAGATCCTTGGCGCCGAGCTTGAGGCGGTCAAGCAGCGGCCCGGCCAGCCCGGCGGCAGCGGCGCGCTCCAGGTCGCGCTGGTTGGCCGCCTGCAGGCTTCCCAAGTTCTGGCGCAGCAAGCCGGCCAGATTCAGCAATGCTCTGTTTTTGATAGCTGCCGGCGCACGCGCCACCTGCGCAGAAGCCGTTTTTGCCTGCAAACCCAGGGTCTGCATGTATTCAGCGATGTTGAGGGCGTTCATGGGTCGGGCTTTCGTTCAAGGTTCAGGGCGAGTATTTTGCCTTCAACACGGCGCCGGCCTGCGGCTCCTGGATTTTCGGCGCAACGCCCCGGCGCTGCATCATGTCCCGGCTCATGGCCTCGACGGCTGTGGGCGGCAATGCGGCCTGCGCGGCGGGATAGGCGATGGTGTTCTCGTCGTCCAGGTGCCGGCGGTACAGGGCGGCGAACTGCGCCAGCGCGGCGCTCTGCGCGGGCGTCAGTGGCGTCCAGCCTGATTCGGGGCTGTCGGCAATCGCCTGCAGCGTGCGGCGGGCCTCGGTCCACGCCACTTCCATCTGCCGGTGGTCCTGCGCCAGCCGCCGGGCCAGTTCGCGCAGCGCAGCGTCCGGCCCGGCCAGCAGCGACGGGAAGACATGCAGCTCCTCGTCCTGATGGTGCAGCGGCGCGGCCAGGTCGAAGTAGCGCATCACGTCGCGCGCGGCCTGGCGCGCCGGCTCGTCGCAGCCTTTGTCCAGAAGGTATTGCTGCAGTTTGGCCTGCAGCGCCAGCATGCGCAGGGCGCGCTCGTGGCAGGCAGCCAGCATCTCGAACGGCGCTTCCAGCCCGGCGCCTGGTGCGCGGTGACCGGGCAGCGCTACCTGGCGAATGGCGGGGCGGGCGGACGGGTTCGCGGCTGTCATGTCAACCCAGTTGCACGGCCTGACCCTGCGCGTCGAACGGGATGTAGGCGCTGATCTCGCCGTGCTTGATGGCCTCGACCATGCGCAGCAGCGGCGCCTCGGCGTCCTCGGAAGTCGGCGGCTTCCTGGCGGTGCCGGGCAGCGCGGCGGCGAACACGATGCGCCAGTCATGGCCGAACCCGGCGGACTCGGCGGCCAGCGCGGCAAAGCTTGTCAGCTCGTCGGGGCGCTTGTCCACGCACATCAGCGGCACCAGCGCGCCGCCCTGCCCGGCGGCAAAACCGGCGCGCTGCTCTGGCGTCGCGTCCTCGGGCAGTTCGGCCCCGGCAAAGACAAACAGCAAGCGCTGCGGCGCGGGCTGGGCGCGGGCGGCCTGCAGCAGATCATCAAAATTCGAAATCGTCATGAAAAACATCCAGTCATGAAAAAAAAGAGGTGCCGACAAAGGCGCAGCCCTGCCGGCCAGAAAACTAAAAAACTGTCGTGCCACCATCGGGCGACAGGATGCTGACGTAATCGCCGGGCGACGGCCGCACATGCGGGGGCTTGCGCGACTGCGCCGTTCCCATGCTGACAAAGCACAGCGCATGCTCGCCCTCGACCAGGCCAAAGAGCGCGCGCAGGCCGCCCGACTTGAGCGCCTTGCCGCTGGTCAGCGCCGAGCCGTACCCCATGGCGGTGGCCATGAGCAGCATGTTTTGCAGCGCGCAGCCGGCCGATATCATGCGCTCGAACAGGTCTATCATCAGGTCGCCCCGGCGGCCATCGACCACCACCAGCATGAGCAGCGGCGCGCGGTGGGCTTTTTCCTGCGCCTGCGCCACCTGCTCGGGCGTGGCGGCGCTGTCGCGCTCCAGCAGCGCTTCGCCAAAGACATCGGCCAGCAGCCCTCGCGCATTCTGCGGCACCAGCACGAAGCGCCAGGGCAGCAGCTGCCCATGGTCTGGCGCGGCGGACGCGGCGTTCAGGATCACCTCCAGTTCCGGCCGGGTGGGGCCAGCCCCGCCCAGCCGCCTGGGCAGGATGGTCTGTCGCGACTGCATGAGCAAGGCGGCCATCGACAGGTCGCCTTCGGCCAGGGCATGGTGAAGCGGCGCGGCGGGCTGAAGGGGCAAGGCGGCAGAAGTCATCGTGTTTCACCTTTCACCAGGACGTTCATCGGCGCAGCAACTCACCCGCAAGTGCCCAGATGGCCGCACTGGGTGCAGTAATCGCAGCCGTCCTTGCGGATGACCGCATGGGCGCCGCATTCACTGCATTTCTTGCCGGCCATGACCGGCGGCGCCAGGCTGGAGGCGACCTGCACGGGCTCTGCCGGCGCCAGGCTCAGGGCCGACTGGGCCGCGCGCCTGGCGATGATATTTTGCACCGCGTAGGCAATCGCCGCCACCTCGGAATCGTGCCACAGCGGCACGCGCGTGCCGTCGGCTTTTTCGTAGGTGCCCAGCCGCACCGGGCCACGGTCCCAGGCGACCTTGCGCATGTCGCTGAGCGCGCGCTCCAGGAAGCCGCCGCGCGCGGCCAGCGACAGCATGCGCATGCTGGAGGTGATCCATTGCTGCGACTCGCCGCTCTGCCCGACCGGCATGAAGAACTCGATGGCGCGCTCGACCGTGCCCGAGCCGCTGGCAGCCGGCACCGGCAGGAACGACACCACGATGTACAGCGTCTTGTGGCCTTCCTGCGTCCAGTATTCGACCTTTTCGGCGACCGCCGACAGCGCGCCCTTGGGCCGGCTTTCGATCACCGTGCGCATCGGGTCCACCGGCGCTGGCGCCGCTGCGGCCGGCGTGGCGTCGGGGCTGGCGTGGGTTTCGAGCACCGCGCCCAAAATGGCGTTGGGCCGGTAGGTCGCCAGGCCCTTGAGCCCGGCGCGCCAGGCCTGGTGGTACAGGCTCTTGAAGTCGCCGTAGGCGTAGTCGGCCGGCACGTTGACGGTCTTGGAAATCGCCGTGTCGATGAAGGGCTGCACCGCCTGCATCATGGCGATGTGGCTGGCCGCCGTCATGTCGAGCGCCGAGACGAAGTAGCCGGGCAGCTTGTTCACGTCGCCGCCCAGTTCGCGGTAGAGGCGCCATGCGTGGTCCTCGACCGCGTATTCGGTGGTGCTGCCGTCGGATTCGCGCTTTTTGCGCTTGTACATCCACGAAAACGCCGGCTCGATGCCGTTGGAGGCATTGTCGGCAAAGGCCAGGCTGACCGTGCCGGTGGGCGCAATCGACAGCAGGTGGCTGTTGCGGAT
This DNA window, taken from Polaromonas hydrogenivorans, encodes the following:
- a CDS encoding glutamate-5-semialdehyde dehydrogenase; this encodes MNALNIAEYMQTLGLQAKTASAQVARAPAAIKNRALLNLAGLLRQNLGSLQAANQRDLERAAAAGLAGPLLDRLKLGAKDLETVALGCEQLAAMPDVIGEIIGMKEQPSGIRVGQMRVPIGVFGMIYESRPNVTIEAASLAIKSGNACILRGGSEAIESNKALAALVRQALEQAGLPPDAVQLVGTTDREAVGQLIAMPQYVDVIIPRGGKGLIERISRDAKVPVIKHLDGNCHVYVDDPCDIAMAVKIADNAKTQKYSPCNATEGLLVARGVAEAFLPKIAAIYAAKGVEMRCDEASAHILHAYPAIESIANIVPASEQDWYEEYLAPVISIKVVSGVEEAIAHINRYSSHHTDAILTRDHMHAQQFLREVDSASVMVNASTRFADGFEFGLGAEIGISTDKFHARGPVGIEGLTSLKYVVLGQGEVRT
- a CDS encoding hemerythrin domain-containing protein yields the protein MLAACHERALRMLALQAKLQQYLLDKGCDEPARQAARDVMRYFDLAAPLHHQDEELHVFPSLLAGPDAALRELARRLAQDHRQMEVAWTEARRTLQAIADSPESGWTPLTPAQSAALAQFAALYRRHLDDENTIAYPAAQAALPPTAVEAMSRDMMQRRGVAPKIQEPQAGAVLKAKYSP
- a CDS encoding ribonucleotide reductase subunit alpha; translation: MTISNFDDLLQAARAQPAPQRLLFVFAGAELPEDATPEQRAGFAAGQGGALVPLMCVDKRPDELTSFAALAAESAGFGHDWRIVFAAALPGTARKPPTSEDAEAPLLRMVEAIKHGEISAYIPFDAQGQAVQLG
- a CDS encoding nitroreductase family protein; protein product: MTSAALPLQPAAPLHHALAEGDLSMAALLMQSRQTILPRRLGGAGPTRPELEVILNAASAAPDHGQLLPWRFVLVPQNARGLLADVFGEALLERDSAATPEQVAQAQEKAHRAPLLMLVVVDGRRGDLMIDLFERMISAGCALQNMLLMATAMGYGSALTSGKALKSGGLRALFGLVEGEHALCFVSMGTAQSRKPPHVRPSPGDYVSILSPDGGTTVF